Proteins from a single region of Gossypium arboreum isolate Shixiya-1 chromosome 1, ASM2569848v2, whole genome shotgun sequence:
- the LOC108481159 gene encoding secreted RxLR effector protein 161-like, with the protein MDKANSSPTPMVSTCHLSSHEGNPIKDEHLFRSIVGALQYVVITRPDIAFAVNKVCQFIHKPLDSHFKAVKRILRYLQGTLSHGSQFTRSSKFLLEGYSDASWGSNSDDRRFTSGFCVFFGGNLVSWSSRKQQVVSRSTAEAEYRSLAHVTAEMIWIQSLLSELSAPIKVKALVWCDSSAAVAVASNPIMHLKFKHVKLDLFFVREKVAEGSLQVGHVSS; encoded by the coding sequence ATGGACAAGGCAAATAGTTCTCCTACACCTATGGTCTCCACCTGCCACCTCTCTAGTCATGAGGGTAATCCCATTAAAGATGAGCATCTGTTCAGAAGCATTGTAGGTGCTCTCCAATACGTTGTCATTACTAGGCCGGACATTGCATTTGCTGTTAATAAGGTTTGTCAGTTCATACACAAGCCTTTGGATtctcattttaaggctgtcaaaAGGATCCTACGTTACTTACAAGGGACCCTGAGTCATGGGTCGCAATTTACTAGATCTTCAAAGTTTTTACTTGAAGGATACTCCGATGCCAGTTGGGGGTCTAACTCGGATGATCGACGGTTCACTTCGGGGTTCTGTGTTTTCTTTGGTGGTAATCTCGTTTCCTGGAGTTCTCGCAAACAGCAGGTAGTTTCTAGATCAACTGCAGAGGCAGAATACAGGAGCCTTGCGCATGTTACCGCTGAAATGATCTGGATTCAGTCCTTACTATCTGAGCTTTCTGCTCCAATCAAGGTCAAGGCTTTAGTTTGGTGCGATAGTTCGGCTGCTGTTGCTGTTGCCAGTAATCCTATCATGCACTTAAAATTTAAGCATGTCAAGTTGGATCTTTTCTTTGTGCGAGAGAAGGTTGCTGAGGGATCTTTGCAAGTGGGGCATGTATCCAGCTAA